The Fervidibacillus albus genome contains a region encoding:
- the yidA gene encoding sugar-phosphatase: MYKLIAIDIDGTLINDEHEVTKEVFDAIQAARNKGVKVVLCTGRPIGGVQPYIEKLQLNREEDFVITYNGALVQNTYTKEIVSQCSLNYGDLKTLYELSVELDTPMHFFDTERMYTPNKDISKYTIFETSMTKVPLHYRTIAEIPEDIVIPKIMYIDEPERLDRTIAAIPDSIRENYSLVKSMPFFYEILHKSVSKGNAVKQLAEKLGIKREEVMAIGDNGNDVSMIEYAGCGIAMGNAIPELKKVADFITSSNNEDGVAKAIEKFVLNG; the protein is encoded by the coding sequence ATGTATAAACTGATTGCGATCGATATCGATGGAACGTTAATCAATGACGAGCATGAAGTGACAAAGGAAGTATTCGATGCCATCCAAGCGGCGAGAAATAAAGGTGTGAAAGTTGTTCTTTGTACGGGCCGACCGATCGGAGGCGTTCAACCATATATTGAAAAGCTTCAATTGAATCGGGAGGAAGATTTTGTCATTACGTATAACGGCGCCCTCGTTCAAAATACGTATACGAAGGAAATCGTCTCCCAATGTTCTTTAAATTATGGTGATTTAAAAACGTTATATGAGTTAAGTGTCGAGTTGGATACACCAATGCATTTTTTTGATACAGAAAGGATGTACACGCCGAATAAAGACATTAGTAAATATACCATTTTCGAAACGAGTATGACAAAAGTACCTCTTCATTATCGAACAATCGCAGAGATTCCAGAAGATATCGTCATTCCGAAAATCATGTATATTGATGAACCTGAGAGATTGGATCGAACGATTGCTGCTATCCCTGATTCGATTCGTGAAAACTATTCCCTCGTGAAAAGTATGCCATTTTTTTACGAGATTCTTCATAAAAGTGTCAGTAAAGGAAATGCCGTAAAACAGTTGGCAGAAAAACTCGGAATTAAACGGGAAGAAGTGATGGCAATAGGCGATAACGGAAATGATGTGAGTATGATTGAATATGCTGGATGTGGAATCGCTATGGGAAACGCTATCCCTGAGTTGAAAAAAGTGGCAGATTTTATTACGTCCTCAAATAATGAAGATGGGGTAGCAAAGGCGATTGAAAAATTTGTTTTGAACGGATAA